The following coding sequences are from one Streptomyces dengpaensis window:
- a CDS encoding MFS transporter — MPSPYRALFAAPGSKGFSAAGFLGRMPLSMMGIGVVTMISQLTGRYGLAGALSATIALAAAVAGPQVSRLVDQYGQRRVLRPATLFALAASAGLLLAAHYGWPDWTLFLFSAGIGCVPSLGAMIRARWAAVYRGTPQLHTAYSFESVVDEVCFIFGPIISIGLSTAWFPEAGPLLAACFLAVGVFWLTAQRATEPEPHPREQHGGGSALRAPGLQVLVATFIATGAIFGGVDVVTVAFADEQGHKGAASVVLALYAAGSCVAGAVFGLLRFSGAPEPRWLLGICAMAVSMIPLLLVGNLPFLAVALFVAGLSIAPTMITTMSLIEQHVPRAKLTEGMTWVSTGLAVGVALGSSVAGWVIDAAGAKAGYGVPAVSGTVAAAVGFLGYRRLSKPVPRRGGSHEHHSEREERHVA; from the coding sequence GTGCCCAGCCCGTACCGCGCTCTGTTCGCCGCCCCTGGCTCCAAGGGCTTCTCCGCCGCGGGCTTCCTCGGCCGTATGCCGCTGTCGATGATGGGCATCGGCGTGGTCACGATGATCTCCCAGCTCACCGGTCGGTACGGCCTCGCGGGCGCGCTGTCCGCCACCATCGCGCTGGCCGCCGCGGTGGCGGGCCCGCAGGTCTCGCGCCTGGTGGACCAGTACGGGCAGCGGCGGGTACTGCGCCCGGCCACGCTCTTCGCGCTCGCGGCTTCGGCCGGACTGCTTCTCGCCGCGCATTACGGGTGGCCGGACTGGACGCTGTTCCTGTTCAGCGCCGGCATCGGCTGCGTACCGAGCCTCGGCGCGATGATCCGCGCCCGCTGGGCGGCCGTGTACCGGGGCACACCGCAGCTGCACACCGCGTACTCCTTCGAGTCCGTGGTCGACGAGGTCTGCTTCATCTTCGGGCCGATCATCTCCATCGGCCTGTCCACGGCCTGGTTCCCGGAGGCCGGACCGCTGCTGGCGGCCTGCTTCCTGGCGGTCGGCGTCTTCTGGCTGACCGCGCAGCGCGCCACCGAGCCCGAGCCGCATCCGCGCGAGCAGCACGGCGGCGGCTCGGCGCTGCGCGCGCCCGGCCTCCAGGTGCTGGTGGCCACCTTCATTGCGACCGGAGCGATCTTCGGGGGCGTCGACGTGGTCACCGTCGCCTTCGCCGACGAGCAGGGCCACAAGGGCGCCGCGAGCGTCGTGCTCGCCCTGTACGCGGCGGGCTCCTGCGTAGCAGGAGCCGTGTTCGGGCTGCTGCGCTTCAGCGGAGCGCCCGAACCTCGGTGGCTGCTGGGCATATGCGCGATGGCCGTGAGTATGATCCCCCTCCTACTGGTCGGAAACTTGCCGTTCCTGGCCGTGGCGCTGTTCGTTGCGGGTCTGTCCATCGCGCCCACGATGATCACGACGATGTCCCTCATCGAACAGCACGTACCACGCGCGAAACTGACCGAGGGCATGACCTGGGTGAGCACCGGACTCGCGGTCGGGGTCGCGCTCGGCTCCTCCGTGGCCGGCTGGGTGATCGACGCCGCCGGCGCGAAGGCCGGGTACGGGGTTCCGGCGGTGTCCGGGACCGTCGCGGCCGCGGTCGGTTTCCTCGGGTACCGCCGGCTGAGCAAGCCGGTTCCGCGGCGGGGAGGGTCCCATGAGCACCACAGCGAGCGGGAAGAGCGGCACGTGGCGTAA
- a CDS encoding D-arabinono-1,4-lactone oxidase, with protein sequence MSTTASGKSGTWRNWAGNVTARPVREITPASVEELSAVVRKAADDGLTVKAVGTGHSFTAAAATDGILIRPQLLTGIRKIDREAGTVTVDAGTPLKRLNVALARERLSLTNMGDIMEQTVSGATSTGTHGTGRDSASIAAQIKELELVTADGSVLTCSEKENPDVFAAASVGIGALGIITAITLSVEPLFLLTAREEPMTFDKVTADFDELFTENEHFEFYWFPHTGNCNTKRNNRSAGPEKPVSQLSGWIEDEFLSNGVFHAANLVGRAVPAAIPAITKISSRALSARTYTDIPYKVFTSPRRVRFVEMEYAVPREALVETLRELKAMVDRSNLRISFPVEVRTAPADDITLSTASGRDSAYIAVHMFRGTPYQAYFTAAERIFTAHEGRPHWGKVHTRDAEYFSEVYPRFGEFTALRNRLDPDRRFGNDYLRRVLGS encoded by the coding sequence ATGAGCACCACAGCGAGCGGGAAGAGCGGCACGTGGCGTAACTGGGCGGGGAACGTCACCGCCCGGCCGGTACGGGAGATCACTCCCGCCTCGGTCGAGGAACTCTCCGCCGTCGTACGGAAGGCCGCCGACGACGGTCTGACGGTGAAGGCCGTCGGCACGGGGCACTCCTTCACGGCCGCCGCCGCGACCGACGGCATATTGATCCGCCCTCAACTGCTGACCGGTATCCGCAAGATCGACCGTGAGGCGGGGACGGTCACGGTCGACGCGGGCACCCCGCTCAAGCGTCTCAATGTGGCTCTCGCGCGCGAGAGGCTGTCGCTCACGAACATGGGCGACATCATGGAGCAGACGGTTTCGGGCGCGACCAGCACCGGAACGCACGGCACGGGGCGTGACTCGGCCTCGATCGCCGCGCAGATCAAGGAACTTGAGCTGGTCACGGCGGACGGTTCGGTGCTCACCTGCTCCGAGAAGGAGAATCCCGACGTCTTCGCGGCGGCCAGCGTCGGAATCGGCGCCCTGGGGATCATCACCGCGATCACCCTCTCCGTAGAGCCCCTTTTTCTGCTCACGGCCCGCGAGGAGCCGATGACCTTCGACAAGGTCACGGCCGACTTCGACGAACTCTTCACCGAGAACGAGCACTTCGAGTTCTACTGGTTCCCGCACACCGGCAACTGCAACACCAAGCGCAACAACCGCAGCGCAGGACCCGAGAAGCCGGTGTCACAGCTGAGCGGCTGGATCGAGGACGAGTTCCTCTCCAACGGCGTCTTCCACGCGGCCAATCTGGTGGGCCGCGCCGTGCCCGCCGCCATCCCGGCGATCACGAAGATCTCCAGCCGCGCGCTGTCCGCCCGGACGTACACCGACATTCCCTACAAGGTCTTCACGTCTCCGCGCCGGGTGCGGTTCGTGGAGATGGAGTACGCCGTCCCGCGCGAGGCCCTCGTCGAGACGCTGCGCGAGCTGAAGGCGATGGTCGACCGCTCGAACCTGCGGATCAGCTTCCCCGTCGAGGTGCGCACGGCGCCCGCCGACGACATCACGCTCTCCACGGCGTCGGGCCGGGACAGCGCGTACATCGCCGTCCACATGTTCAGGGGCACCCCCTATCAGGCGTACTTCACCGCCGCCGAGCGGATCTTCACGGCGCACGAGGGACGGCCGCACTGGGGCAAGGTGCACACGCGCGACGCGGAGTACTTCTCCGAGGTCTATCCGCGCTTCGGCGAGTTCACGGCGCTGAGGAATCGTCTCGACCCGGATCGGCGCTTCGGGAACGACTACTTGCGTCGGGTGCTGGGCTCGTAG
- the sepH gene encoding septation protein SepH encodes MTSAGTTREVPMPELRVVAVSNDGTRLVLKAADSTEYTLPIDERLRAAVRGDRPRLGQIEIEVESHLRPRDIQARIRAGASAEEVAQLAGIPVDRVRRFEGPVLAERAFMAERARKTPVRRPGENAGPQLGEAVQERLLLRGAEKDTVQWDSWRRDDGTWEVLLVYRVAGEPHSASWTYDPPRRLVQAVDDEARSLIGESDDLAAPEPSFPFVPRIARLPRDRPLDRALDRQTERPSLPSPSPEPVEESGERDSLTSLLEAVPSFRGDMVVPERPSTTERPAAEEPAPEPESEEPPAPAASAGAGSAYADVLMPRSVGSHRDRLVGATDRQAEADGVRPGRRAAVPSWDEIVFGTRRKKQD; translated from the coding sequence GTGACGTCGGCAGGCACCACCCGGGAGGTCCCCATGCCGGAACTGCGTGTCGTGGCCGTCTCTAACGACGGCACACGGCTGGTGCTGAAGGCTGCGGACAGCACGGAGTACACGCTTCCGATTGACGAGCGTCTGCGCGCCGCCGTACGCGGCGACCGTCCCCGCCTCGGCCAGATCGAGATCGAGGTGGAGAGCCATCTCCGCCCCCGAGACATCCAGGCGCGGATACGTGCCGGCGCCTCCGCGGAGGAAGTCGCCCAGCTCGCCGGAATCCCTGTCGACCGCGTACGCCGCTTCGAGGGCCCGGTGCTCGCCGAGCGCGCCTTCATGGCCGAGCGCGCGCGGAAGACCCCCGTCCGCCGCCCCGGTGAGAACGCCGGACCCCAGCTCGGCGAGGCCGTCCAGGAGCGACTGCTGCTGCGCGGCGCCGAGAAGGACACCGTCCAGTGGGACTCGTGGCGCCGTGACGACGGCACCTGGGAAGTACTGCTGGTCTACCGGGTCGCGGGTGAGCCGCACTCGGCGAGCTGGACGTACGACCCGCCGCGGCGGCTCGTCCAGGCCGTCGACGACGAGGCGCGCTCGCTGATCGGCGAGTCCGACGACCTCGCGGCGCCCGAGCCGAGCTTCCCGTTCGTACCGCGGATCGCACGGCTGCCCCGCGACCGCCCGCTCGACCGCGCCCTGGACCGGCAGACGGAGCGGCCGAGCCTGCCGTCGCCGTCCCCGGAGCCGGTCGAGGAGTCGGGCGAACGGGACTCGCTCACCAGCCTCTTGGAGGCGGTGCCCAGCTTCCGGGGCGACATGGTGGTGCCCGAGCGGCCCTCCACCACCGAGCGTCCCGCCGCGGAGGAGCCGGCTCCCGAGCCCGAGTCGGAGGAGCCCCCGGCTCCCGCGGCCTCGGCCGGCGCCGGTTCCGCCTACGCGGACGTCCTCATGCCCCGCTCGGTCGGCAGCCACCGCGACCGTCTCGTCGGCGCCACCGACCGCCAGGCCGAGGCCGACGGCGTCCGCCCGGGCCGCAGAGCGGCGGTCCCGAGCTGGGACGAGATCGTCTTCGGCACGCGTCGGAAGAAGCAGGACTAG
- a CDS encoding sulfurtransferase, with translation MNAIISASELASDLAGPNPPVLLDVRWQLGGPNLRSVYEEAHIPGAVFVDLDSELAGPAGSGGRHPLPGLEVFGAAMRAAGVSADRDVVVYDGGQGWAAARAWWLLGYMGHPSVRVLDGGLAAWSGPVSSEIPAPVPGSFAPVPGARRLLDADGAAALARTGVLLDARAGERYRGEVEPIDPVGGHIPGAVSAPTTENVTDDGRFLPGADLADRFKSLGATGTSEVGVYCGSGVSAAHEVLALAVAGIPAALYVGSWSEWSQDANRPVAVGPDPQ, from the coding sequence ATGAACGCCATCATTTCCGCGTCCGAACTCGCGAGTGACCTGGCCGGTCCCAACCCTCCGGTCCTCCTCGACGTCCGCTGGCAGCTGGGCGGCCCGAACCTGCGCTCCGTGTACGAGGAGGCGCACATTCCAGGGGCCGTTTTTGTCGATTTGGATTCCGAACTTGCTGGTCCGGCCGGGTCCGGGGGCCGGCATCCGCTTCCCGGCCTGGAGGTCTTCGGCGCGGCGATGCGGGCCGCCGGAGTCTCGGCGGACCGCGATGTCGTTGTGTACGACGGCGGGCAGGGCTGGGCCGCCGCGCGCGCCTGGTGGTTGCTGGGCTATATGGGTCATCCGTCGGTACGCGTGCTTGACGGCGGGCTCGCCGCCTGGAGCGGGCCGGTCTCCTCGGAGATCCCCGCGCCCGTCCCCGGGAGCTTCGCACCGGTCCCGGGTGCGCGGCGGTTGCTCGACGCGGACGGAGCGGCGGCGCTCGCCCGCACCGGCGTGCTGCTCGACGCCCGGGCCGGTGAGCGGTACCGGGGCGAGGTCGAGCCGATCGACCCCGTCGGCGGGCACATCCCCGGGGCGGTCTCCGCGCCGACCACGGAGAACGTCACCGACGACGGACGGTTCCTGCCGGGCGCGGACCTCGCCGACCGCTTCAAGTCCCTTGGCGCGACCGGCACTTCCGAGGTCGGCGTCTACTGCGGATCGGGTGTCTCCGCTGCCCACGAGGTGCTGGCCCTCGCCGTCGCGGGCATTCCCGCCGCCCTGTACGTGGGCTCCTGGTCGGAGTGGTCCCAGGACGCGAACCGCCCGGTCGCGGTGGGCCCGGACCCTCAGTGA
- a CDS encoding VOC family protein, whose product MTEARGSAGLNGATHARHTPGTPCWVSLMVHGMAATQEFYGALFGWEFRPGPQQLGPYVRALLGGQEVAGIGQLPPDRHLPIAWTPYLASDDVDQTAATVRHSGGTVGVGPLDAGEAGRLAIASDPAGAVFGIWQAAAHLGTGITGVPGTPAWNELVTRDSESVVKFYQGVFGFEQEAVVSADFDYVTLHVEGRPVAGIHGVGRGLPRDRGPHWMTYFEVADVDDAVDHVLELGGHLLKAARDSPYGRVATVADPEGAMFSLIHSVR is encoded by the coding sequence ATGACCGAGGCACGGGGGTCGGCCGGCCTGAACGGCGCAACGCACGCCCGGCACACGCCCGGCACACCTTGCTGGGTGAGTCTGATGGTGCACGGGATGGCCGCGACCCAGGAGTTCTACGGAGCGTTGTTCGGCTGGGAGTTCCGGCCGGGACCGCAGCAGCTCGGCCCGTACGTGCGGGCCCTGCTCGGCGGCCAAGAGGTGGCGGGGATCGGCCAGTTGCCACCCGACCGGCATCTGCCCATCGCATGGACGCCGTACCTCGCCTCGGACGACGTGGACCAGACCGCCGCGACGGTCCGCCACAGCGGTGGCACCGTGGGCGTCGGCCCCCTCGACGCCGGGGAGGCCGGGCGGCTGGCGATCGCCTCGGACCCGGCGGGCGCCGTTTTCGGCATCTGGCAGGCGGCCGCCCACCTGGGCACCGGAATCACTGGCGTGCCGGGCACGCCCGCCTGGAACGAGCTCGTGACCCGCGACTCCGAGAGCGTCGTCAAGTTCTACCAAGGGGTCTTCGGCTTCGAGCAGGAGGCGGTCGTCTCGGCCGACTTCGACTACGTGACCCTCCACGTCGAGGGCCGCCCGGTGGCCGGCATCCACGGCGTCGGACGCGGTCTGCCCCGCGACCGCGGCCCGCACTGGATGACGTACTTCGAGGTCGCGGACGTGGACGACGCCGTCGACCATGTCCTCGAGCTCGGCGGGCACCTCCTGAAGGCCGCGCGCGACTCGCCGTACGGGCGGGTGGCGACGGTGGCGGATCCGGAGGGAGCGATGTTCTCGCTGATCCACTCCGTGCGCTGA
- a CDS encoding thymidine kinase, which produces MALQIEHNRSARGLQGMIFTRDDRAGEGKLSSRLGLVTDAVEVEDGQDLYVYLVDHLSQGGRADYVIADEAQFLTPEQIDQLARVVDDLGLDGYAFGITTDFRSKLFPGSQRLVELADRVEVLQVEALCWCGARATHNARTIGGEMVVEGAQVVVGDVNQSEDIGYEVLCRRHHRRRMTAAASRAGALSPDVLPIASS; this is translated from the coding sequence CTGGCTCTCCAGATCGAGCACAACCGCTCGGCGCGGGGTCTGCAGGGCATGATCTTCACGCGGGACGACCGCGCTGGCGAGGGCAAGCTCTCGTCGCGCCTGGGCCTGGTCACGGACGCGGTGGAGGTCGAGGACGGGCAGGACCTGTACGTCTACCTGGTCGACCACCTCTCCCAGGGCGGGCGCGCGGACTACGTGATCGCCGACGAGGCGCAGTTCCTCACGCCGGAGCAGATCGACCAACTCGCCCGTGTGGTCGACGACCTGGGCCTCGACGGCTACGCCTTCGGCATCACCACAGACTTCCGCTCCAAGCTCTTCCCCGGTTCGCAGCGGCTGGTGGAGCTCGCGGACCGGGTCGAGGTGCTCCAGGTCGAGGCCCTGTGCTGGTGCGGCGCCCGCGCCACCCACAACGCCCGCACCATAGGCGGCGAGATGGTCGTCGAGGGCGCCCAGGTGGTCGTCGGCGACGTCAACCAGTCGGAGGACATCGGCTACGAAGTGCTGTGCCGTCGGCACCACCGTCGCCGTATGACGGCCGCGGCGAGCCGCGCGGGCGCCCTGTCGCCGGACGTACTGCCGATCGCCTCCTCCTGA
- a CDS encoding phosphodiester glycosidase family protein has translation MAPSAAASESDGDDHGPLNSAPVLEGADPELGRTPAASSKLDEPNLVLGEAGDRRIVLDEDKRPVAPGLDLTSFQWLDSVGFMRGDVLVADLGTDGLSGDYLFPGEVARSQALSEQAEREGAVAAVNGDFFDINNSSAPLGIGVSQDGAVKGPVPGWNNAVGVDAEGIGRMTRMFLEGSVSMPEGRTARLDGLNQHQLPANGIGAYTSLWGSYSRSGSAGTGPVREVTVVDGKVTATATQAGSGAIPENGFVLLGRGSGADAMAALSVGDAVSLDYAPRSEDGKDMGFAIGGNTVLLRDGVVQPQGDKAVHPRTSVGFSADGKKMFLVTIDGRSAESRGMSYDELGSFMKELGANDALNLDGGGSSTLVAREAGEEGVDLENTPSDGAERPVPNGLALFAEEGSGRLTGMRVAPTADEEDESLSRVFPGLTRELDALGHDETYAPVSAEPHWHVAVSAVGKVEQDGTFAARRPGDAEVVAQAGDATGRLRMTVLGELARTRPDVDKISLKDGKATGEFGIVGYDGDGFQAPIEPADVTLDYDHELLELTPTEEGTFSVTPKKDSLGTVVTATVQGVVTQVPVSVGLQDVVAADMADAAQWRFGTARGAGSVEAATGRDGGPALKLNYDFTRSTATRTAYATSPKPIQLPGQPLSLGAWVYGSGKGEWTAFNIIDAQGKSQSLYGPYITWTGWRYMEVQIPQTVAFPVSVNRFYTIETSASKQYTGSVLVDDITARVAPQVQVPAAPVVPDPVILQDGSVAGDSRRWRFAVVSDAQFIAADPDSPLVDAARRTLREALAADPDFIVINGDWVDTGYPEDLALAHRIIDEELGDKVPWYYNPGNHEVYGSGSQDNFRKEFGDTHRTFEHEGTRFILLDSSLGTLNGGGFDQWEMLRDELDKAAEDDSVNGVVAMWHHPPRDPSPLANSQMTNRTEAAVVEDWLADFRRDTGKGAAFIGSHVGQFSANSIDGVQYLVNGNSGKAPSTSVGDGGFTGWSLVGIDPHGDRAPVDARHRAAPESRSAHPWIQVEFRAHVDKLALAPVGELSAGAQTDIRARVTQRGVTVPVAYPVSADWSGTDNIHIGPADQAGTQDIAAYDPRTGVLTALRPGSGSLSVTINAVTATQPVAVG, from the coding sequence ATGGCCCCCTCGGCAGCGGCAAGCGAATCAGACGGTGACGACCACGGACCCCTCAACTCCGCCCCGGTACTTGAGGGAGCCGATCCCGAGCTGGGGCGGACCCCGGCGGCCTCGTCCAAGCTCGACGAACCGAACCTGGTCCTCGGGGAAGCCGGAGACCGGCGCATCGTCCTCGATGAGGACAAGCGGCCGGTGGCTCCCGGGCTCGACCTGACCTCCTTTCAGTGGCTCGACTCCGTCGGCTTCATGCGTGGCGACGTGCTCGTGGCCGACCTCGGCACGGACGGCCTGTCCGGCGACTATCTGTTCCCCGGTGAAGTGGCACGGAGCCAGGCGCTGTCCGAGCAGGCCGAGCGCGAGGGTGCGGTCGCCGCCGTGAACGGCGACTTCTTCGACATCAACAACTCCAGTGCCCCTCTGGGCATCGGTGTCTCCCAGGACGGCGCGGTCAAGGGCCCCGTTCCGGGCTGGAACAACGCCGTCGGCGTCGATGCCGAGGGTATCGGGCGGATGACCCGGATGTTCCTCGAGGGCTCGGTGTCCATGCCCGAGGGGCGCACCGCGCGCCTCGATGGGCTCAACCAGCACCAGCTTCCGGCCAACGGCATCGGCGCCTACACCTCGCTGTGGGGCAGCTACTCGCGGAGCGGCTCGGCAGGCACCGGTCCGGTCCGTGAGGTCACGGTCGTCGACGGCAAGGTGACGGCCACCGCCACCCAGGCCGGGTCCGGTGCCATCCCCGAGAACGGCTTCGTGCTCCTCGGCCGTGGTTCCGGAGCCGACGCCATGGCCGCGTTGAGCGTCGGCGACGCCGTCTCGCTGGACTACGCGCCGCGCTCCGAGGACGGCAAGGACATGGGCTTCGCGATCGGCGGCAACACCGTGCTGCTGCGCGACGGCGTCGTACAGCCGCAGGGCGACAAGGCTGTCCATCCCCGTACGTCCGTGGGCTTCTCGGCCGACGGAAAGAAGATGTTCCTGGTCACCATCGACGGGCGCAGCGCCGAGAGCCGCGGCATGTCGTACGACGAGCTCGGCTCCTTCATGAAGGAGCTCGGGGCCAACGACGCGCTCAACCTCGATGGCGGCGGCTCCTCCACCCTCGTCGCCCGCGAGGCCGGCGAGGAGGGCGTCGACCTGGAGAACACCCCCTCCGACGGTGCCGAGCGCCCTGTCCCGAACGGCCTCGCGCTCTTCGCGGAGGAAGGCAGCGGCCGACTCACCGGCATGCGGGTCGCGCCGACAGCCGACGAGGAGGACGAGTCGCTCAGCCGCGTCTTCCCCGGCCTCACCCGTGAACTGGACGCGCTCGGCCACGACGAGACCTACGCGCCCGTCAGTGCGGAACCGCACTGGCATGTGGCGGTGTCCGCGGTCGGCAAGGTCGAGCAGGACGGCACCTTCGCCGCCCGCCGGCCGGGCGACGCCGAGGTGGTCGCGCAGGCCGGGGACGCCACCGGACGGCTGCGGATGACCGTGCTCGGTGAACTCGCCCGCACCCGGCCGGACGTGGACAAGATCTCGCTCAAGGACGGGAAGGCAACCGGAGAGTTCGGCATCGTCGGCTACGACGGGGACGGCTTCCAGGCCCCCATCGAGCCGGCCGACGTCACGCTCGACTACGACCACGAGCTGCTGGAGCTCACCCCCACCGAGGAGGGCACCTTCTCGGTCACGCCGAAGAAGGACAGCCTCGGCACCGTGGTCACCGCCACCGTGCAGGGCGTTGTCACCCAGGTGCCGGTCAGCGTGGGGCTCCAGGATGTCGTGGCCGCCGACATGGCCGATGCCGCACAGTGGCGGTTCGGCACCGCCCGGGGTGCCGGCTCGGTCGAGGCGGCGACCGGTCGCGACGGCGGCCCCGCCCTGAAGCTGAACTACGACTTCACCCGGTCCACGGCGACCAGGACCGCCTACGCCACCTCGCCGAAGCCCATTCAGCTTCCCGGCCAGCCGCTGTCGCTGGGCGCCTGGGTGTACGGCTCGGGCAAGGGCGAGTGGACCGCGTTCAACATCATCGACGCCCAGGGCAAGTCCCAGTCCCTCTACGGGCCCTACATCACCTGGACCGGCTGGCGGTACATGGAGGTGCAGATCCCCCAGACCGTCGCGTTCCCGGTGAGCGTCAACCGCTTCTACACGATCGAGACGTCGGCGAGCAAGCAGTACACCGGCTCCGTGCTGGTCGACGACATCACGGCCCGGGTCGCGCCGCAGGTCCAGGTGCCCGCCGCGCCCGTGGTGCCGGACCCGGTCATCCTGCAGGACGGCTCCGTGGCCGGCGACTCGCGCCGCTGGCGCTTCGCCGTCGTCTCGGACGCCCAGTTCATCGCCGCCGACCCGGACAGCCCGCTCGTCGACGCCGCGCGGCGTACCCTCCGCGAGGCGCTGGCGGCCGATCCGGACTTCATCGTCATCAACGGAGACTGGGTCGACACCGGTTACCCCGAGGACCTGGCGCTGGCGCACCGCATCATCGACGAGGAGCTCGGCGACAAGGTGCCCTGGTACTACAACCCGGGCAATCACGAGGTCTACGGCTCGGGCAGCCAGGACAACTTCCGCAAGGAGTTCGGCGACACCCACCGGACCTTCGAGCATGAGGGAACCCGCTTCATCCTGCTGGACTCCTCGCTCGGCACGCTGAACGGTGGCGGATTCGACCAGTGGGAGATGCTCCGGGACGAGCTCGACAAGGCGGCCGAGGACGACAGCGTCAACGGTGTCGTCGCGATGTGGCACCACCCGCCGCGTGACCCGTCGCCGCTGGCGAACAGCCAGATGACCAACCGGACCGAGGCGGCCGTCGTCGAGGACTGGCTGGCCGACTTCCGCCGCGACACCGGCAAGGGCGCGGCCTTCATCGGGTCCCACGTCGGCCAGTTCTCCGCCAACAGCATCGACGGCGTCCAGTACCTCGTCAACGGCAACAGCGGCAAGGCGCCGTCCACATCGGTCGGAGACGGCGGTTTCACCGGCTGGTCGCTGGTGGGCATCGACCCCCACGGCGACCGGGCCCCCGTCGACGCACGGCACCGCGCGGCGCCCGAGTCGCGCTCGGCCCACCCGTGGATCCAGGTCGAGTTCCGGGCGCACGTGGACAAGCTTGCCCTCGCCCCGGTCGGTGAGCTGTCCGCCGGAGCGCAGACCGACATCCGGGCGAGGGTGACCCAGCGCGGAGTCACGGTGCCTGTGGCCTACCCGGTCAGCGCCGACTGGTCGGGAACGGACAACATCCACATCGGCCCGGCCGACCAGGCCGGGACGCAGGACATCGCCGCCTACGACCCGCGGACCGGGGTGCTCACCGCACTGCGGCCGGGCAGCGGATCGCTGTCCGTGACCATCAACGCGGTGACCGCCACCCAGCCGGTGGCGGTCGGTTAA
- a CDS encoding IS110 family transposase has product MWREVAHRRQSGALPGTQTCDESQTEQAGRDPDVVLEATYGWYWVADVLQAAGARVHLAHPLGVKGFAYRRVKNDIRDAADLADLLRMGRLPEAWIAPPQVRELRELAAGTSALAGQARRFALRAEGPGAHRASSPLASRKVRGGAHC; this is encoded by the coding sequence ATGTGGCGTGAGGTCGCGCACCGCCGACAGTCTGGCGCCCTGCCCGGGACTCAAACCTGCGACGAATCTCAGACCGAGCAGGCCGGACGCGACCCCGACGTGGTCCTGGAAGCCACTTACGGCTGGTACTGGGTGGCCGACGTCCTGCAGGCCGCCGGGGCACGCGTCCACCTGGCCCACCCGCTGGGCGTGAAGGGCTTCGCTTATCGGCGCGTGAAGAACGACATCCGCGACGCCGCGGACCTGGCCGACCTGCTGCGGATGGGACGGCTGCCGGAAGCCTGGATCGCACCACCGCAGGTCCGCGAGCTGCGGGAACTAGCTGCGGGAACTAGTGCGCTAGCGGGCCAAGCTCGTCGCTTTGCGCTCCGGGCTGAAGGCCCAGGTGCACACCGTGCCTCGTCGCCGCTCGCATCTCGCAAGGTGCGAGGAGGAGCGCACTGTTGA